The following is a genomic window from uncultured Draconibacterium sp..
TTTGCCCGTGGCAATGCCACCAAAAAATGATTTGGCGGGTTTTGTCGGGGAACAATGTTATGGTTTCCCTTTAATTATTTATAACTTTAATTCAAAGCAAATTACGCTTAGCACATTAGCTACAAAAAAGAGGCTGCCCAATTTCGGACAGCCTCTTTTCTATTTTTCAAACCGGATATTACAATCCTAATTTTTCTTTCACCAATCCTGGAATCTCGCGCGGCTCTTTTGCCACCGGAACATCTGCAGCTTTAAAAGCTTTTATCTTTTCTTCAGCAGTTCCCGATCCACTTGAAATAATAGCACCGGCGTGTCCCATACGTTTTCCCGGAGGTGCCGATTGCCCGGCAATAAATGCAACTACCGGCTTGGTCATTTTCTCCTTAATAAAACGGGCTGCCTGCTCTTCAGCATCACCACCAATTTCGCCAATTAAAACAACGGCTTCGGTAGCCGGATCGTTTTCGTACATCTCCAACAAATCGATAAAGTACAACCCAGAAACGGCATCGCCACCAATACCCACACAGGTAGTTTGGCCCAGGTCATTTTCGGTCAACATATTCACCACTTCGTAAGTTAATGTTCCCGAACGCGAGATCAAACCAACATTCCCTTTTTTGAATATCATTGCGGGAAGAATACCGATTAAACACTCGTCGGGAGTAATTAATCCCGGACAGTTGGCACCAATTAGTTTTGTACCGTGTTTCTTTAAAACCGGAGTTACCTTAATCATGTCCTGAACCGGAACATGTTCGGTAATACAAACCACCAATTCAATACCTGCGTAGCTGGCTTCCATAATGGCATCGGCAGCAAAAGCCGCCGGCACAAATATTACCGATGTATTGGCACCGGTTGCTTTAACAGCATCTTCAACACTGTTAAAAACCGGTACGCCTTCCACTTCCTGACCGGCTTTACCGGGCGAAGTTCCACCAACAACATTGGTTCCGTAGGCTTTCATTTTTGAGGTATGAAAAGCTCCGTCGCGACCGGTAATTCCCTGTACTATTACTTTTGTATCTTTATTTATAAGTATGCTCATTACTTTTTCTCTTTTTACTTTAAACTTCTGCCTTACTTTTTACTTAACTCAATTGCTGTATGAGCCGCTTCGCGCATGGTTTCAACAACCGGCAATCCTGTTTTCTTAATAATCTCCAACCCTTCTTTGGCGTTAGTTCCCGACAAACGGATAACAATAGGCACATCAGTTTTTATCTGATCGAGTGCAATTACCAAACCGCGGGCTACATCGTCGCAACGGGTAATACCGCCAAAAATGTTAATCATTACTGATTTCACATTCTGGTCGCTCAGCAAAATATTCATGGCATCTACCACTTTTTGCGGATTTGATGAACCACCAATATCAAGGAAATTGGCAGGTTCGCCACCATACAGTTTAATCATATCCATGGTAGCCATTGCCAGCCCGGCACCGTTTACCATACAACCGATATTCCCATCGAGTTTAATGTACGAAAGCCCCTTTGCATTTGCCTCAATCTCTTTCAGTTCTTCTTTATCAGCCTCCCGCATGCTCAGAATTTCTTTCTGACGATACAAAGCGTTGTCATCAAAATTCATTTTACCATCAATAGCCAAAACCTGTTTATCGGGCGTAAGAACCAGCGGATTGATTTCAGCCAACGAAGAATCGGTATCAACATAAAGTTGGTAAAGTTTCACCAAAATATTTGCACACTGTCTGATTTCTTTTGGATCTGCAAATAACTGAATGGCAATTTTACGAGCCTGCCAGGGCATGAGTCCCATCGACGGATCGATAGGCATCTTAATGATTTTCTCCGGCGAAACTTTTGCTACTTCTTCAATTTCAACACCACCTTCAGCACTGGCCATAAGCGTTACCGACTTGGTGTTCCGGTCGTTAATCAAACCAACGTAAAATTCCTTTTCAATGTCTACGGCATCGGCAACCAATACTTTTTCAACGCAGATACCTTTAATGTCCATGCCCAGAATCTGTTCGGCTTTTTCAACAGCCTCGGCTTTTGTATTGGCCAATTTTACACCACCGGCTTTTCCGCGTCCGCCAACATGTACCTGCGCTTTTACAACACGCAGTTTATCTTTGTCCGACACATTTTGTTTTACTTCATCAACCGTGTGGCAAACAACACCTTCCGGCACAGGAATCCCGTACTTCCTGAATAAATTTCGGGCTTGATATTCGTGAATTTTCATATATTAATTGTTTGTCGTCGAAAGCCAAGTACAACCGGACCAGAAGCAAAAACAGAATTAAAGCACTAGTTCATTCCTAATTGACTTTCAGTTTTTAAAAATTAATGTTAAATGTAACGATTATTTAACCGTTAAACCCTCCATTTTGTTTTGAAATTTTATGACTTACAACACATTTTTTTGGTAACCAAAATCACTTGGTTATAAAATTCTGCTAAAACAGAAATGCTGGACTGAGCCACTTCTTTTTTTTCAGTAGATTTGCAGCAATTAAACAGATTACAATGAAGGAAGCGATCAGACAAGTTATTGAACACGAAGCGAAGGCCATTCAGGCTATTCCGGTAGAAGACGGAATGCTTAATGCTATTGAATTGATACACCGCCAGGTACACAAAAAAAATGGCAAACTGGTTACCAGCGGAATGGGAAAAGCCGGGCAAATTGCAGCAAATATTGCAACCACATTTAGCTCAACCGGAACGCCTGCGGTTTTTCTTCACCCCAGTGAATCGCAACACGGCGACCTGGGCGTGCTGCAACAAAACGATGTTCTACTGGTGATTTCAAACTCGGGAAAAACACGCGAAATTATTGAGCTGATTGAGCTGGCAGAAAATTTATATGCAGGACTTCCGCTGATCGTGATTTCAAGTAACCCGGAAGGCGTACTGGCAAAAACTGCCGATGCTTTTATTTACACCGGCAACCCGCAGGAAGTTTGTCCGTTGGGGCTTTCGCCAACAACATCTACCACAGTAATGACCGTAATTGGTGATGCGTTAGTAGTTTCGCTGATGAATAAAATTGGCTTTACCAACGACGATTATGCCAAACGCCACCACGGCGGATATTTGGGAAGCAAATCGCGTTTACAAGCCGAAAGTGAAAAGAAGGATTGATTTTAGACTTTTAACCCGATATTGAAGATGAGAATTACAAAAGAAAATACTGTTGGATTAGTTATCGACATTCAGGAGCGGCTGATTGCTGCTATGAACGATAAGGAAACACTGCTAAAAAATTGTGAAACACTAACGCAGGGCTTAAAAGAATTGGAAGTGCCCATGTTGGTATCGCAACAATACACAAAAGGACTGGGCGAAACAGTGACAGAAATACAGGCTGCTTTTGATGAATTCAGCTACTATGAGAAGAAAGACTTTAGCTGTTATGATGTGCCAGAAATAACTGAGAGATTAAAAGACTTAGAGGTTAAAAACATTATCATTTGTGGAATTGAGTCGCACGTTTGCGTACTACAAACTGCGGTTGATTTGAAAGCCGCCGGATTAAACCCAATCGTTATTATGGATTGTGTTTCATCGCGTACAGCTGCTAATGTTGAGTTGGCAAAAGAGCGTTTCCGTTTCGAAGGAATTATGATGAGCTCATACGAATCGATCCTCTTTGAATTAACAGGTTCTGCCGGAGATCCTTCATTCCGTGCCATTTCAAAACTTGTAAAATAAAAAACACCATAGTCATCGTCTGCGTCTTTTTCAGGCGATGACAATTAACAAAATAATATGCTCGAAATTTGCGCCATAGCGTCAGGAAGTAACGGAAACTGCTATTACATTGGCAACGAAAATTCGGCAATTTTGGTTGATGCCGGAATTTCTACCAAGCAAATTCTGAAACGTATGGATGAACGCGGTTTGGATGCAAGCAGGTTACGGGCACTTTTTATTACGCACGAACACAGCGATCACATGCGTGGAGCGCGGGTTATGGGGAAACGACTTCAGATTCCGGTATACATGACCGCAAAAACCTACGATGGTTCGTATAAAAATCTTCGGCCCGATTACCCTCGTTTTTTTTCCTGCGATGAAACAATCACCATCGACGATTTCACCATTTACCCGGTGCAAAAATTCCACGATGCTGCTGATCCCTGTTCTTTCAGAATTAACTACAAGGACATAAACATAGGCGTTTTTACCGATATCGGCGAAGCATGCGACAATGTAAAAGAACATGTTGCAAAATGTAATGCTTTATTCCTGGAATCGAACTACGATGAAAAAATGCTTTGGGAAGGTCGGTATCCGCAGTTTTTGAAAGAAAGAGTTGCTTCAAAAGTCGGGCACCTGTCAAACGACCAGACTTTTGAGTTACTGGACAAGCACACCAACGGCGACCTTAGATGTGTATTTCTGAGCCATATTTCAAAAGATAACAACACACACGAAAAAGCATTAAAGACGATGCAA
Proteins encoded in this region:
- the sucD gene encoding succinate--CoA ligase subunit alpha translates to MSILINKDTKVIVQGITGRDGAFHTSKMKAYGTNVVGGTSPGKAGQEVEGVPVFNSVEDAVKATGANTSVIFVPAAFAADAIMEASYAGIELVVCITEHVPVQDMIKVTPVLKKHGTKLIGANCPGLITPDECLIGILPAMIFKKGNVGLISRSGTLTYEVVNMLTENDLGQTTCVGIGGDAVSGLYFIDLLEMYENDPATEAVVLIGEIGGDAEEQAARFIKEKMTKPVVAFIAGQSAPPGKRMGHAGAIISSGSGTAEEKIKAFKAADVPVAKEPREIPGLVKEKLGL
- the sucC gene encoding ADP-forming succinate--CoA ligase subunit beta, producing the protein MKIHEYQARNLFRKYGIPVPEGVVCHTVDEVKQNVSDKDKLRVVKAQVHVGGRGKAGGVKLANTKAEAVEKAEQILGMDIKGICVEKVLVADAVDIEKEFYVGLINDRNTKSVTLMASAEGGVEIEEVAKVSPEKIIKMPIDPSMGLMPWQARKIAIQLFADPKEIRQCANILVKLYQLYVDTDSSLAEINPLVLTPDKQVLAIDGKMNFDDNALYRQKEILSMREADKEELKEIEANAKGLSYIKLDGNIGCMVNGAGLAMATMDMIKLYGGEPANFLDIGGSSNPQKVVDAMNILLSDQNVKSVMINIFGGITRCDDVARGLVIALDQIKTDVPIVIRLSGTNAKEGLEIIKKTGLPVVETMREAAHTAIELSKK
- a CDS encoding SIS domain-containing protein, giving the protein MKEAIRQVIEHEAKAIQAIPVEDGMLNAIELIHRQVHKKNGKLVTSGMGKAGQIAANIATTFSSTGTPAVFLHPSESQHGDLGVLQQNDVLLVISNSGKTREIIELIELAENLYAGLPLIVISSNPEGVLAKTADAFIYTGNPQEVCPLGLSPTTSTTVMTVIGDALVVSLMNKIGFTNDDYAKRHHGGYLGSKSRLQAESEKKD
- a CDS encoding isochorismatase family protein translates to MRITKENTVGLVIDIQERLIAAMNDKETLLKNCETLTQGLKELEVPMLVSQQYTKGLGETVTEIQAAFDEFSYYEKKDFSCYDVPEITERLKDLEVKNIIICGIESHVCVLQTAVDLKAAGLNPIVIMDCVSSRTAANVELAKERFRFEGIMMSSYESILFELTGSAGDPSFRAISKLVK
- a CDS encoding MBL fold metallo-hydrolase, whose amino-acid sequence is MLEICAIASGSNGNCYYIGNENSAILVDAGISTKQILKRMDERGLDASRLRALFITHEHSDHMRGARVMGKRLQIPVYMTAKTYDGSYKNLRPDYPRFFSCDETITIDDFTIYPVQKFHDAADPCSFRINYKDINIGVFTDIGEACDNVKEHVAKCNALFLESNYDEKMLWEGRYPQFLKERVASKVGHLSNDQTFELLDKHTNGDLRCVFLSHISKDNNTHEKALKTMQPLSERFEITIASRFEASEVYRLTSTAGHKKQIPNNSQNLKLQFPEF